The following proteins are encoded in a genomic region of Gossypium hirsutum isolate 1008001.06 chromosome D05, Gossypium_hirsutum_v2.1, whole genome shotgun sequence:
- the LOC107902345 gene encoding uncharacterized protein has translation MTPTPLLNILIEKKLNGNEYKEWTRNLMIVLSYEKLKIVLDNKCLSATQAKARKYQEEFDEIACCYMLESVASTLYKKLENCKAAKEILDKLEDMFGGQATLA, from the coding sequence ATGACTCCAACTCCCTTATTGAACATACTCATTGAAAAAAAGCTAAACGGAAATGAATATAAGGAATGGACAAGGAACTTGATGATTGTCCTAAGCTATGAGAAACTAAAGATAGTCCTTGATAATAAATGCCTTTCAGCCACTCAAGCTAAGGCTAGAAAATATCAGGAGGAGTTTGATGAGATTGCTTGTTGCTATATGCTGGAAAGCGTGGCTAGCAccctttataagaaactagagaACTGTAAGGCTGCCAAAGAGATTCTAGACAAACTAGAAGACATGTTCGGAGGCCAAGCTACCTTAGCTTAA